In Choloepus didactylus isolate mChoDid1 chromosome X, mChoDid1.pri, whole genome shotgun sequence, a genomic segment contains:
- the LOC119523416 gene encoding melanoma-associated antigen B10-like produces the protein MPRGQKSKNRAREKCRRAQEETQGMLGPQATAAVAEEPQVSPSPRSKDILQGSPAAEAPSTPQGPQKAPSTITPAAVALCPNSDEDISDQEEESQNPSQVQPTIQHFQRGPIDKKVGMLVHYLLYKYQMKEPVTKGDMLKNIIQTYKNHYLHILRRASEHLELVFGLDMKEVDTSKHTYVLVNKLEASYEGRVSEDRGLPKTGLLMMVLGVIFKKGNCATEEQVWEVLNLLGVYAGRKHFIFGDPKKLITKDLVRQRYLEYRQVPNSDPPSYEFLWGPRAHAETSKMKVLEFLAKVHDTIPSAFQSRYEEALRDEEERARARAAARTHISAMASAGSRAMSSSSSCPK, from the coding sequence ATGCCTCGGGGTCAGAAGAGTAAGAATCGTGCTCGTGAAAAATGCCGCCGGGCACAGGAAGAAACTCAGGGTATGCTGGGTCCTCAGGCTACTGCAGCAGTGGCAGAAGAGCCCCAGGTCTCCCCATCTCCTAGGTCCAAAGATATTCTCCAGGGCTCACCTGCTGCTGAGGCACCTAGTACTCCACAGGGTCCTCAGAAAGCCCCATCCACCATCACTCCTGCTGCAGTTGCCCTGTGCCCAAACTCTGATGAAGATATCAGTGACCAAGAGGAGGAAAGTCAAAATCCATCACAGGTCCAGCCTACCATTCAGCATTTTCAGAGAGGCCCTATAGATAAGAAGGTGGGAATGTTGGTGCATTACCTGCTGTACAAGTATCAAATGAAAGAGCCCGTAACAAAGGGAGACATGCTGAAAAATATAATCCAAACGTACAAGAACCACTACCTTCATATCCTGAGGAGAGCCTCTGAGCACCTGGAGCTTGTCTTTGGCCTTGACATGAAGGAAGTGGATACCAGCAAGCACACCTATGTTCTCGTCAACAAATTGGAAGCTAGCTATGAAGGGAGGGTAAGTGAAGACAGAGGCTTGCCCAAGACAGGCCTGCTGATGATGGTCCTAGGGGTGATCTTCAAGAAGGGCAACTGTGCCACTGAAGAGCAAGTCTGGGAAGTGTTGAATCTGTTGGGAGTATATGCTGGGAGGAAGCATTTCATCTTTGGGGATCCCAAGAAGCTCATCACCAAAGATTTGGTGAGACAAAGGTATCTGGAGTACCGGCAGGTGCCCAACAGCGATCCTCCATCCTATGAATTTCTCTGGGGTCCAAGAGCTCACGCCGAAACCAGCAAGATGAAAGTTCTGGAGTTCTTGGCCAAGGTCCATGATACCATCCCCAGTGCCTTCCAATCCCGGTATGAAGAAGCTCTGAGAGATGAGGAAGAGAGAGCCCGAGCCAGAGCTGCAGCCAGGACTCACATCAGTGCCATGGCCAGTGCAGGTTCCAGGGCCATGTCCAGCAGCTCCTCCTGCCCCAAGTGA